In Verrucomicrobiota bacterium, the DNA window TGCATCCCCCTCCAGAACCACCGGACTCGACCAGGACTCGCGTGCCCATGCATCCAGGTCGACCGCGGCGGCGTCCGGGAACTTGTCATCCGTTGATTCAATCCGGTTGGTGCGGACGTTGACCAAGCTGGGCAAGGCGAGACCAACCGCGTCGATGGAGACGCGTTCCACGCCGGCCCTGTCGCAGAGCGCCGCGAACGTGGCATCCATCGCCGGCAAGCGGGCGGCCAGCCCGTCGCCTGCTCGGGATGCGACGCTCGCGTCCGCAAGTACGCGCGTGTCGTCAACGAGCCCAAGTCTGATTGACGTCCCGCCCAGATCGGCCGCCAGGATCTTCATCAGTCGGCCCTCCGCAACTCGACGCTGAGGACAAAGCGATCAGGACGGTACCATTCAACGTTGTGCTCGACGGGACGGTCGCGGCGATCATAGACCAGTCGCTCGCGTCGCAGGAGCGGCGCGCCACGCGTCACCCGAAGCCGACGCGCGAGCTTTGCCGAAGCGGCGACGGCCGAGATCTTCTCCGCTGAGCGAAGCGACAGAACGCCACAATGGTCTTCGAGATACGTGTACAACCGATCCCGGAGCGGATCGAGCGCGTCGAGTGAGATGATCGGCGCCAGCCATGATACAGATAGCGCCGTCGGTCCCTGAACACCGTTCCCCGCTAAACGGATGAGTTGCCATAGCTGTCCGTTCCCGTCTCGGTCCAGCGCGGCCCGCACATTGGCCGGCGGGTCGACCAGCTTGACCAATGCCCTCAGCCAGCCGATCCGGAGTCCACGGCCCGCCATCTCACCGGTGAAGCTGTCCCACGCCTCCAGATGCATGTCGATCGGCGTCCGGCGTACGCGTGTGCCGATTCGTGGCCGCCGCTCGAGCAGCCCCTCCTGGACCAGCCGGTTCATGGCGAGGCGTACGGTGCCGCGGCTGACGTTCAGCTGGCGGGCCAGTTCCGTTTCCGGCGGCAGTACTGCGCCGTGGGCGTGCTTCGGATGGCGAAGCAGATCCCGCAATCCGCGCTCGATCTGAACGTGCAGAGGTGTTTTCGACTGTTCGTCCAACTTGATCATGGCATGTACTCCGTCCGCTCGCATTTGTATATACAATAGTGGCCCCGGCTCTGCAAGCCGCTTCTCACGGTCCTACGTCACCATCCTCACGTGCAGGACGGACCGGGCAGACGGGGCCATCCGACCTGCAGTCAGCGCGTGCCGACTCCGTCGAAGGCTCAACCACGCGAAAGGGCGCCACGGCCCCAGCAGGCTGGGCCGTGCAGGGCATCCATGACTGCGGCGGTGCTGGCAGGGAATGTACCTGGCCGTACAGCAGCAAGAGTGGGGGGATCCCCACTTGGCACATGCGAGGCCTGCGCCGCCGGAGCACCGGGAGTCGCGGCTCGCTCTGACTGGACGATGGACCGAGAGAAGGGAATAGCGGCGCGGCCTCCTACTCGACCGGGCCGAGGCCCATCTGCTCCTCGAAGTACGCGGCGAAACGCTCCATGAGGTCGGGCAGCGACTCGTGGCGCAGCGACATCATGTGATCGTCGCGCGGGTAGACCATCAGGTCAAAGTACTTGCCTGCCTCGACGAGCTTCTGGACCATCCACACCGCGTCCTGGAACAGCACGTTGTCGTCCTGCATGCCGTGCACGAGCAGCAGGTTGCCCTCAAGCTTATCGGCATGGAACACGGGCGAGGTTGCGCGGTAGGTGTCCGGGTCGTCCTGCGGCCGGCCGAGGCGCTCGCCCGTGTAGCCATCGTCGTAGTTACGCCAGTCGGTCACAGGCTTCCATGAGATGCCTGTGTGGAAGAGGCCAGGGTGCTTGGCCATCGCCATGAGGGTGAGGAACCCGCCGTAGCTGCCGCCCCACAGGCCGATGCGCTCAGGGTCAACGTAAGGCAGCGTGCGCATGTACTTGGCGCACGAGGCCGCTTCGTCCGAGTCGATCAAGCCCATCTTCTTGTGGTAGCCGTAGAAGAACGCGCTCCCGTGGCCCATGCTGGCGCGAAAATCAATGGCGACGAGCATGTAGCCCATCTCGTTCGCCATGTAGGTGTCGAGGATCTGGTAGCGGCCAAAGCCTTCCTTGGCGCCGCCGGCGTAGACGCACGTGAGCACGACGGGGTACTTCTTCGACGCGTCGAAGTCCTGCGGGAGCAACATCCTAGCGTGCACGGTCGCGCCGTCGCTCTCGTTGGTGAACGTAAACCGCTTGACCTTCATCGTCGGCAGGCGCGTGAACTCAGGCCGCGGCGAGGTGGTCAGCCGGATGGACTCGCCGCGCCGCGTGCGCCGGAACACCTCGGGCGGCAACATGACGTTCGACGACGTGAACGCCAGGCCCGTCCCGTTGGGCGAGACCGACACCTCGTTGGACGCGTAGCCTTCGGGTGAGACGTCCACCGGCCGGCCGCCGTTGAGCGGCAAGCTGAACACATGCTCCTCGACGGGACTTGGCGCCCAAGCTGTGTAATAGAGCCGGTCGCCGTAACGCGGCACGATGTGGTTGCCTACATCGAACTCGCCGGCGGTGAGCTGTTCAGCCTCGCCGCCGATGATGGGCACACGATACAGGTGTTTCCAGCCTGTCTTGTAGCTCTCGAAGTAGACGTACTTCGAGTCAGGACTCGACGGCACGGCGCTCCAGCAGAACCATGGCTTCTGCTCTTCGGAATACAGAAGCACGGGCTTGTCCGGCGCCTCGGCCGGGATCGCGTAGAGCCGGTAGTCCTTGAACTCCTTGCTCACGTACCCGACGACGAAGTGCGCGCTGTCCCATGTCCACGAGCACCGGTGCACGAAAATGCCGTTGCCCGTATCCAGTTCGCCGGCCTTGACCTCCAGCCCGCCGCCCTCGGTGAGCGGCTCCGGCAGCGGTGCACGCAGCAGCTTGCCGCCCGACGACGGCACGATGCCGACGCGTGTCTTGGCCCGCGGCTTGCCCACGTTGTTGCGGCGGAACTCGTTGATCTTCACGCCCTTCTCCGGTGTGTAGTCGGGCATCTTGACGACTTCGTACATGCTGCGGTCCACGACGATGACACCCAACCACCGGCCGTCGGGTGACCACTGGTACCTGTCCACCGACACTTGGTCTTTCTGGAAGAACGTGACTTGGCGCACGGCACCCGTCTCGACATCGTAGGCCCAGACGTTGGCGCCTATCGTGAACCCGATCAGCGCGGCGTCGGGTGCGACCTGTAGTTGGCCGACGCCCTGCGCCGACTGGACCAGGCGCTCGGGCTGACCGCCGCGTGCCGGGATCCGGAACAGGTTGCCTCGGCAGACAAACGCGATCCACGTCCCGTCCGGCGCCCAGGCGAAATCGCTCACGCCTCTGTACATGAGCTCGGCGTACTCGACCTCTTCACGCGGCCGTTCATCGTCCTCAACCGGCAGCGCAGCAATCGCCGCCGAGTCGGTGAGCCTGAACAGCGGCTCGCCGGGGCGCGAAACGTAGATGTCGCGTCGCATCCCGCCTTCCTCGTTCCAGAGGAAGGCGAACGTCTCATTGTCGCTCGCCCACTTGACCGAGCCTGGCGCCGCGCCGTAGATGTAGGGCACCGAGTACATCTCGGCGAGCGTGAGCCCGCATGTCGGTTTACGCTTGAGAAACGTGCCTCGGATTCTCGACTTCGGCATGGCGGCTCCTGTACAGATGATGGAGTGCAATCCCCGTCGTTATGGCTAAGTTCAGCGAGTCCACATCCGGCGACTGCGCGATGCGGACCGATTCGCCGAGGGCCTCGTACTGCTCCGGCAACCCGGATGACTCGTTGCCGAACACGACGCTGAGCGGACGTGTGAACGTCGTCTCGTCGAGCGCGTGCTTCCCGGTGGTCATGAACGGGTACAGCCGATGTGCCGGCTGGCGCGTCCGGTAGTTGTCCATGGCCGCGAAATGCTCAACCCGAATGCCGAATACAGCGCCCATCGACGAGCGGATCGTGCTCGGGCCAAACACGTCCACGGCCGGCTCGATCACCGCAAGATCGTGAAACCCAAACGCGAGCATCGAACGCATGACCGTGCCGAGGTTGCCCGCATTGCTCGGATTGACGAGCACAACATGGTCGCTTGCCGCATCGAGCCGCGAGGCGTATTTCTTGAAGACGCCGATGACGAGGCAGTCGCGCTTCGGGCAGAGCTTGTCGATGAGCCGGTCGTTTTGCTCGACGGGGAAGCCGT includes these proteins:
- a CDS encoding GntR family transcriptional regulator, which encodes MIKLDEQSKTPLHVQIERGLRDLLRHPKHAHGAVLPPETELARQLNVSRGTVRLAMNRLVQEGLLERRPRIGTRVRRTPIDMHLEAWDSFTGEMAGRGLRIGWLRALVKLVDPPANVRAALDRDGNGQLWQLIRLAGNGVQGPTALSVSWLAPIISLDALDPLRDRLYTYLEDHCGVLSLRSAEKISAVAASAKLARRLRVTRGAPLLRRERLVYDRRDRPVEHNVEWYRPDRFVLSVELRRAD
- a CDS encoding TrmH family RNA methyltransferase, which gives rise to MKLKRYDKAFDYSYAVGMFPTLELLEAKPELVLRVVLHSKCASADAIEQIESHAARHGFPVEQNDRLIDKLCPKRDCLVIGVFKKYASRLDAASDHVVLVNPSNAGNLGTVMRSMLAFGFHDLAVIEPAVDVFGPSTIRSSMGAVFGIRVEHFAAMDNYRTRQPAHRLYPFMTTGKHALDETTFTRPLSVVFGNESSGLPEQYEALGESVRIAQSPDVDSLNLAITTGIALHHLYRSRHAEVENPRHVSQA
- a CDS encoding S9 family peptidase is translated as MPKSRIRGTFLKRKPTCGLTLAEMYSVPYIYGAAPGSVKWASDNETFAFLWNEEGGMRRDIYVSRPGEPLFRLTDSAAIAALPVEDDERPREEVEYAELMYRGVSDFAWAPDGTWIAFVCRGNLFRIPARGGQPERLVQSAQGVGQLQVAPDAALIGFTIGANVWAYDVETGAVRQVTFFQKDQVSVDRYQWSPDGRWLGVIVVDRSMYEVVKMPDYTPEKGVKINEFRRNNVGKPRAKTRVGIVPSSGGKLLRAPLPEPLTEGGGLEVKAGELDTGNGIFVHRCSWTWDSAHFVVGYVSKEFKDYRLYAIPAEAPDKPVLLYSEEQKPWFCWSAVPSSPDSKYVYFESYKTGWKHLYRVPIIGGEAEQLTAGEFDVGNHIVPRYGDRLYYTAWAPSPVEEHVFSLPLNGGRPVDVSPEGYASNEVSVSPNGTGLAFTSSNVMLPPEVFRRTRRGESIRLTTSPRPEFTRLPTMKVKRFTFTNESDGATVHARMLLPQDFDASKKYPVVLTCVYAGGAKEGFGRYQILDTYMANEMGYMLVAIDFRASMGHGSAFFYGYHKKMGLIDSDEAASCAKYMRTLPYVDPERIGLWGGSYGGFLTLMAMAKHPGLFHTGISWKPVTDWRNYDDGYTGERLGRPQDDPDTYRATSPVFHADKLEGNLLLVHGMQDDNVLFQDAVWMVQKLVEAGKYFDLMVYPRDDHMMSLRHESLPDLMERFAAYFEEQMGLGPVE